One genomic region from Rosa rugosa chromosome 1, drRosRugo1.1, whole genome shotgun sequence encodes:
- the LOC133721216 gene encoding putative oxidoreductase TDA3 yields MAPPLLSFRVTLPPFLRPTRTAKPTPIRSSSSASPPMDPHPKPRVVVCGGGVIGVCTAYFLAKNGAVVTLVEKSSVACAASGKAGGFLALDWCDGGPLESLARASFNLHRSLAHELDGPASYGYRPLNTLSLTVTESQTSKPHSGKSDLPDWVDGPGRSPRTIGTTATTAQVHPQLFCRTLISKAIEDYGVQVVIGNLEEVGVVEGRVDSVVLEGGRAINSDAVVLALGPWCGKFELLSSLFRVYGLKAHSIVLRPKEPEAITPHALFLSYYPAQGGKPLDPEVYPRPTGEVYICGMSSEAEIPDNPEEIVGNPESIEALKRVASSVSSHLREGEAEVKAEQACFLPCTDDGSPVIGELPGIKGCYVATGHNCWGILNGPATGAAMSELVLDGQASIVDLSRFSPARFVTLAKNGLRR; encoded by the exons ATGGCGCCACCGCTTTTAAGCTTCAGAGTAACACTCCCTCCATTTCTCCGACCAACCCGAACCGCCAAACCGACTCCGATCCGATCATCCTCATCAGCATCACCCCCAATGGACCCTCACCCGAAGCCGCGCGTGGTGGTCTGCGGCGGCGGCGTAATCGGCGTCTGCACCGCTTACTTCCTCGCCAAAAACGGCGCCGTCGTCACTCTCGTCGAGAAATCCTCCGTCGCCTGTGCCGCCTCCGGAAAAGCCGGCGGATTCCTCGCCCTGGACTGGTGCGACGGCGGGCCCCTCGAGTCCCTCGCCCGCGCCAGCTTCAATCTCCACCGCTCGCTCGCTCACGAGCTCGACGGCCCCGCATCCTACGGCTACCGGCCGCTCAACACTCTCAGCCTCACCGTGACGGAATCCCAGACCTCCAAGCCTCACTCCGGCAAGTCCGATTTGCCGGACTGGGTCGACGGGCCGGGTCGGAGCCCGAGAACGATCGGGACCACCGCGACCACGGCCCAGGTGCACCCGCAGCTCTTCTGCCGAACCCTAATTTCCAAAGCGATTGAGGATTACGGCGTGCAAGTGGTGATTGGGAATTTGGAGGAGGTTGGAGTCGTTGAAGGGCGAGTTGACTCGGTGGTGTTGGAAGGAGGGCGAGCTATAAACTCAGACGCCGTCGTTTTGGCGCTTGGGCCGTGGTGTGGGAAATTTGAGCTGTTGTCGTCTTTGTTCAGAGTGTATGGTCTGAAAGCTCATAGCATTGTGTTAAGGCCTAAAGAACCTGAGGCCATAACACCTCATGCTCTTTTCTTGAGTTATTACCCAGCTCAAGGAGGAAAGCCATTGGACCCAGAAGTGTATCCACGTCCCACAG GTGAGGTGTACATATGTGGGATGTCATCTGAGGCAGAGATACCAGACAATCCGGAGGAAATAGTGGGCAACCCGGAATCGATAGAAGCACTGAAGAGGGTGGCAAGCAGTGTTTCAAGCCATTTGAGGGAAGGAGAGGCAGAGGTCAAGGCAGAGCAGGCATGCTTCCTGCCTTGTACCGATGATGGGTCGCCTGTGATTGGAGAGCTTCCAGGGATTAAAGGGTGTTATGTGGCCACTGGGCATAATTGTTGGGGAATTCTCAATGGTCCTGCCACTGGTGCTGCAATGTCTGAGCTTGTGCTTGATGGGCAAGCTAGCATTGTCGATCTCAGTCGGTTTAGTCCAGCCAGATTTGTCACTCTAGCGAAGAACGGTTTAAGACGTTAG